From a single Spongiibacter taiwanensis genomic region:
- the serS gene encoding serine--tRNA ligase, translating to MLDIKLVRQNPEAVAEALKKKRFVFDSYAFKSLDEERKAADVASQSLLAERKQASKKIGELVKTGVSVDEAKAQVNEILAKIESQLEELKQRASQANDALDNMMLGVPNIPAEDVPPGDDEEANVEVLKWGEPRQFDFEVKDHVDVGSTVGGLDFDTAAKLTGSRFAVMRGGIARLHRALIQLMLDTHTGEHGYQEVYVPFMVNADSLRGTGQLPKFEEDLFKLEGEQDYYLIPTAEVPVTNMFRDTIVDDATLGQSGLSFVCHTPCFRSEAGSYGRDTRGMIRQHQFEKVELVRFVRPSQSEAALEELTGHAEAILKALELPYRKVVLCGGDLGFSAMKTYDLEVWLPGQAAYREISSCSNFGDFQARRMLARWRNPDTDKPELLHTLNGSGLAVGRTLVAILENYQQVDGSVTVPAALRPYMGGLESLAGG from the coding sequence ATGTTGGATATCAAGTTAGTCAGACAAAACCCAGAGGCCGTCGCCGAGGCGCTGAAAAAGAAGCGTTTTGTCTTTGACTCCTACGCATTTAAGTCGCTGGACGAAGAGCGTAAGGCGGCTGACGTTGCCAGCCAATCGCTGTTGGCTGAGCGCAAGCAAGCCTCCAAAAAAATTGGTGAACTGGTGAAAACCGGAGTCAGCGTTGACGAGGCGAAAGCCCAGGTCAACGAGATACTGGCCAAGATTGAGAGCCAACTGGAAGAACTCAAGCAGCGCGCCAGCCAAGCCAACGACGCCCTGGATAATATGATGCTGGGTGTTCCCAATATCCCCGCTGAGGATGTGCCTCCCGGTGACGACGAGGAGGCTAACGTTGAGGTGCTCAAGTGGGGAGAACCTCGGCAATTTGATTTTGAGGTCAAGGACCATGTAGATGTCGGCAGCACGGTCGGGGGGCTGGATTTTGATACTGCAGCCAAGCTGACCGGCAGTCGTTTTGCGGTGATGCGTGGCGGCATTGCCCGTCTGCATCGCGCATTGATCCAGTTGATGCTCGATACTCACACCGGTGAGCACGGGTATCAGGAGGTCTATGTGCCCTTTATGGTCAACGCCGACTCTCTGCGCGGCACTGGCCAGTTACCCAAATTTGAAGAGGATCTGTTCAAGTTGGAGGGTGAACAGGATTACTACCTGATTCCCACGGCGGAAGTACCCGTGACGAATATGTTCAGAGACACTATTGTCGACGACGCGACATTGGGCCAGTCGGGTTTGAGTTTTGTCTGTCACACACCGTGCTTTCGCAGCGAAGCCGGTAGTTATGGTCGCGATACCCGGGGCATGATTCGCCAGCATCAATTTGAAAAGGTCGAGCTGGTTCGCTTTGTGCGCCCAAGTCAGTCGGAGGCCGCGCTGGAAGAGCTCACCGGTCACGCCGAGGCGATTCTGAAGGCGCTCGAATTACCCTACCGAAAGGTGGTGTTGTGCGGTGGGGATCTCGGCTTCTCGGCAATGAAAACCTACGATCTGGAGGTCTGGTTGCCAGGGCAGGCGGCCTATCGGGAAATCTCTTCCTGCAGCAACTTTGGCGATTTTCAAGCTCGGCGAATGCTCGCCCGGTGGCGCAACCCAGACACCGATAAACCCGAGCTGCTGCATACCCTGAATGGTTCGGGCCTTGCCGTTGGCCGAACCCTGGTGGCGATTCTTGAGAACTATCAGCAGGTCGATGGCAGTGTGACGGTCCCCGCAGCACTTCGACCCTATATGGGCGGGCTTGAGAGTTTGGCTGGGGGCTAA
- the crcB gene encoding fluoride efflux transporter CrcB — translation MSLQILLVAIGGATGALGRYGVSRLVTSVAPSHAWPTATMLVNLLGSTLIGVLYVIITEKSVLHPDSRHILMVGFLGAFTTFSTFSLETVALLESGRPMLALSYVFFTLVSCIVGCWLGIQLAR, via the coding sequence ATGAGCTTGCAAATACTACTGGTCGCCATTGGCGGCGCCACCGGCGCACTGGGGCGTTACGGCGTTTCTCGCTTGGTGACTAGCGTAGCACCCAGCCACGCCTGGCCCACCGCGACGATGCTGGTGAATTTGCTGGGCTCGACCCTGATCGGCGTACTCTACGTCATCATTACCGAGAAATCGGTCTTGCATCCCGACTCGCGCCATATTCTCATGGTCGGCTTTTTGGGCGCGTTCACCACCTTTTCGACCTTTTCGTTGGAAACTGTTGCCCTGTTGGAATCAGGTCGCCCGATGTTGGCGTTGAGCTATGTTTTTTTTACTTTAGTCAGCTGCATTGTCGGCTGCTGGCTGGGGATACAACTTGCCCGTTAG
- a CDS encoding replication-associated recombination protein A, whose translation MPANEAPLQAPLAARMRPRQLTEYLGQEAILAPGMPLREALDSGQLHSMILWGPPGVGKTTLAQLVATCCEARFISLSAVLAGVKDIRQAVEEAKTELQYGRRTVLFIDEVHRFNKAQQDAFLPYVEDGTVIFIGATTENPSFELNNALLSRARVYHLAALDATALEQILQRALTAEGWQADPAQLGRLIEFADGDGRRALNLLEIALDTARQSGGEATLDASVFDRVLQGQTRRFDKGGDLFYEQISALHKAVRGSSPDGALYWFARMLDGGCEPQYIARRLLRMASEDIGNADPRALRICIDAWDVQERLGSPEGELALAQAVCYLAAAPKSNAVYTAYNKVRQEIAQGQSFDVPMHLRNAPTKMMKGQGYGDGYRYAHDEPEAYAAGESYLPEPLKDRRYYQPVERGLEKKIAEKLRFLRDKDNRSTRQRYP comes from the coding sequence ATGCCTGCCAACGAGGCGCCCTTGCAGGCGCCCCTTGCCGCGCGGATGCGGCCGCGGCAGCTCACTGAGTATCTCGGCCAGGAAGCCATCCTCGCACCGGGCATGCCTCTGCGCGAGGCGCTGGATTCTGGGCAGCTTCATTCGATGATCTTGTGGGGGCCGCCGGGGGTAGGGAAAACCACCCTGGCGCAACTGGTTGCCACCTGTTGTGAGGCGCGTTTTATTAGCTTGTCTGCAGTGTTAGCCGGGGTCAAAGATATTCGCCAGGCGGTGGAAGAGGCGAAAACTGAATTGCAATACGGTCGCCGAACCGTGCTCTTTATTGATGAGGTCCACCGGTTCAATAAAGCGCAACAAGATGCCTTTCTGCCCTATGTGGAAGACGGAACGGTTATTTTTATCGGCGCAACCACCGAAAACCCATCCTTTGAATTAAACAATGCTTTGCTGTCTCGGGCTCGGGTTTACCATCTTGCCGCGCTGGACGCGACGGCCCTTGAGCAGATTCTTCAGCGCGCGCTTACTGCAGAGGGTTGGCAAGCAGACCCAGCGCAGCTCGGGAGGCTGATTGAATTTGCCGACGGCGATGGTCGGCGCGCACTAAACCTGCTTGAAATTGCGCTGGATACCGCGCGGCAATCCGGTGGTGAAGCTACCCTCGACGCTTCGGTTTTTGACCGCGTGCTGCAGGGGCAGACCCGCCGCTTTGATAAAGGAGGGGATCTTTTCTATGAACAGATATCAGCGCTGCACAAGGCGGTAAGAGGCAGCTCTCCTGACGGTGCGCTTTATTGGTTTGCGCGAATGCTCGATGGCGGTTGTGAGCCGCAATATATTGCCCGCCGCCTGTTGCGGATGGCCTCTGAAGATATCGGTAACGCGGACCCTCGCGCATTGCGTATTTGCATTGACGCCTGGGATGTTCAGGAACGTCTCGGCAGCCCCGAGGGAGAACTGGCGCTGGCTCAGGCGGTGTGTTACCTGGCCGCTGCCCCCAAGAGCAATGCGGTCTATACCGCGTACAACAAAGTGCGCCAGGAAATTGCCCAGGGACAGTCCTTCGACGTACCGATGCATCTTCGCAACGCGCCGACAAAAATGATGAAGGGCCAAGGCTACGGTGATGGCTACCGCTATGCCCACGACGAGCCCGAAGCATACGCTGCTGGCGAAAGCTACCTGCCAGAGCCCTTGAAAGATCGGCGCTACTATCAGCCAGTCGAGCGGGGCTTGGAGAAAAAAATCGCAGAAAAATTGCGCTTTTTAAGGGACAAGGATAATCGCAGTACGCGGCAGCGTTATCCTTGA
- the lolA gene encoding outer membrane lipoprotein chaperone LolA produces the protein MRRLFVMFFLLCATSVSVADGDVAQLHLLLSSANSLQSGFEQTVVDADGAVLQKSSGQISLQRPNKIRWQSTEPFNYLMISDGDTLWRYDADLDQLNTEPFDPSLAQAPAMILGASIEQLDSNFDVAISKNGIERSFILTPKEEGGNFSQLVLHFNQGKLIGMALVDTLEQRTDIKLIKPDYKPKFPAQHFTFQETDQGSS, from the coding sequence ATGCGTCGTTTGTTTGTGATGTTTTTTTTGCTGTGTGCGACGTCGGTCAGTGTGGCAGACGGCGATGTGGCGCAGCTACATTTGTTGCTTTCTAGCGCGAACAGCCTGCAATCCGGGTTTGAACAAACCGTCGTTGACGCCGATGGGGCGGTCCTTCAGAAAAGCAGTGGCCAAATCTCTCTGCAGCGCCCCAATAAAATTCGTTGGCAGAGCACTGAGCCCTTTAATTATCTGATGATCAGTGATGGCGACACCTTGTGGCGCTATGATGCCGATTTGGACCAGCTCAATACTGAGCCCTTTGATCCCAGTCTGGCCCAGGCACCAGCGATGATTTTGGGCGCCTCGATCGAGCAGCTGGACAGTAACTTTGATGTGGCGATCAGCAAAAATGGCATTGAGCGCAGCTTTATCCTCACACCCAAGGAGGAGGGCGGCAATTTTTCCCAGCTGGTGCTGCACTTTAACCAGGGCAAACTGATTGGCATGGCATTGGTGGATACCCTTGAGCAGCGTACGGATATCAAACTCATCAAGCCTGATTACAAGCCCAAATTCCCCGCCCAGCATTTCACCTTCCAGGAAACCGACCAGGGTAGTTCCTGA
- a CDS encoding DNA translocase FtsK — protein sequence MLIGLSAFCILIVMALATYSANDPGWSRTGTGDAVANAVGPVGAWVADVFFALFGYMAYLFPAMLGFRAWRLFRDRLAPPAFDSLILFLRIIGFVLVMIASTGLAANQDGGSSGLPFGAGGVLGDAIAHATVESFSGFGSRLLLTAILLFGVTIFTDLSWIRLMDWLGAKTLHLLDLARDKAYQFKLAQAERKAARTATQKRQESVARKTEVQKTRVAPTIEVPAKPAPKSQRVEKERQTGLFDGPVTGTLPPLNILDEASHHSRGYSPDTLEAMSRLLEIKLLDFGVSAKVVAVFPGPVITRFELEPDAGVKVSKISNLAKDLARSLAVISVRVVEVIPGKPYVGIEIPNEDREIVNFREVLSSEAFDSAKSLLTLALGHDISGEPVCADLAKMPHLLVAGTTGSGKSVGVNAMLISLLYKATPEDLRLLLVDPKMLELSVYDGIPHLLTPVITDMKDAANGLRWCVAEMERRYKLMSAMGVRNVAGFNKKVRDAAQAGNPLKDPLWIPDEHFEAGMEEAEAPELEVLPAIVVVIDEFADMMMIVGKKVEELIARIAQKARAAGIHLILATQRPSVDVITGLIKANVPTRIAFQVSSKIDSRTILDQGGAEQLLGHGDMLYLPPGSGLPVRVHGAFVSDDEVHRVVADWKRRGEPRYIDGLLEEGSTSDAMPGMSPDGDGGDGEGDALYDEAVYFVCQSRRASISAVQRKLRIGYNRAARLIETMEAAGVVSEMASNGSREVLAPPPAE from the coding sequence ATGCTCATCGGCCTGTCAGCCTTTTGCATCCTGATCGTCATGGCATTGGCGACCTACAGTGCAAATGATCCAGGGTGGTCCAGGACGGGCACCGGTGACGCGGTCGCCAATGCCGTTGGTCCCGTGGGCGCCTGGGTGGCAGATGTCTTCTTTGCCCTGTTCGGCTACATGGCCTATCTTTTTCCCGCGATGCTGGGGTTTCGAGCCTGGCGACTGTTTCGGGATCGGCTCGCGCCACCGGCTTTTGATTCTTTAATACTGTTTCTGCGCATTATCGGATTTGTACTGGTTATGATTGCCAGCACCGGTCTGGCGGCGAATCAGGATGGAGGCAGCAGTGGGCTGCCCTTTGGCGCGGGCGGTGTGCTCGGTGACGCCATTGCCCACGCAACGGTCGAATCCTTCAGCGGCTTTGGTAGCCGACTGCTGTTGACCGCCATCTTGCTGTTTGGGGTAACGATCTTTACGGACCTTTCCTGGATTCGGCTGATGGATTGGCTGGGCGCCAAAACGCTGCACTTGCTCGACCTGGCCCGTGACAAAGCCTACCAGTTCAAGTTGGCCCAGGCTGAGCGGAAAGCGGCCCGCACTGCCACACAAAAGCGGCAGGAATCGGTCGCCCGTAAAACCGAGGTTCAAAAAACCCGCGTTGCACCCACTATTGAAGTGCCTGCCAAACCTGCACCCAAGTCTCAGCGGGTGGAAAAGGAGCGTCAGACAGGCTTGTTTGATGGCCCGGTCACTGGCACCTTGCCGCCACTAAATATTCTCGATGAAGCCTCTCACCACAGTCGTGGTTATTCACCCGACACGCTGGAGGCCATGTCCCGGCTGCTAGAAATCAAACTGCTCGATTTTGGCGTGTCGGCCAAGGTGGTGGCGGTGTTTCCTGGCCCGGTCATTACCCGCTTTGAACTGGAGCCCGATGCCGGGGTGAAGGTTAGCAAGATCAGCAATCTGGCCAAGGACCTGGCCCGCTCGCTGGCGGTCATCAGCGTCCGGGTTGTGGAGGTCATCCCCGGCAAGCCCTACGTTGGTATCGAGATTCCGAATGAAGATCGCGAGATCGTCAATTTTCGTGAGGTCTTGTCTTCCGAAGCCTTTGACTCAGCCAAATCCTTACTGACGCTGGCCCTGGGCCACGATATCTCCGGCGAGCCGGTGTGCGCAGATTTGGCAAAAATGCCACATTTGCTGGTCGCAGGTACCACCGGCTCCGGTAAGTCAGTTGGCGTTAATGCAATGCTGATTAGTCTGCTATACAAAGCGACTCCTGAGGATCTGCGATTGCTGCTGGTTGACCCGAAAATGCTGGAACTGTCGGTTTACGACGGGATTCCCCATTTGCTGACCCCGGTCATTACCGATATGAAGGATGCTGCCAACGGCTTGCGGTGGTGCGTGGCGGAGATGGAGCGCCGTTACAAGCTGATGTCGGCCATGGGGGTGCGCAACGTCGCGGGCTTCAATAAAAAGGTGCGCGATGCTGCTCAGGCAGGCAACCCATTAAAAGATCCGCTGTGGATTCCGGATGAGCATTTTGAGGCCGGCATGGAAGAGGCCGAGGCCCCCGAGCTGGAGGTTCTGCCGGCGATTGTGGTGGTGATTGATGAGTTTGCCGACATGATGATGATCGTCGGCAAGAAGGTGGAAGAGTTGATCGCGCGTATTGCCCAAAAGGCACGGGCGGCGGGGATTCACCTGATTCTGGCCACCCAGCGGCCATCTGTGGATGTGATTACTGGTTTGATTAAGGCCAACGTGCCCACCCGGATCGCCTTCCAGGTGTCGTCCAAGATTGACTCTCGCACGATTCTGGATCAGGGCGGCGCCGAGCAGCTGCTTGGGCACGGCGACATGCTTTACCTGCCACCCGGCAGTGGTTTACCGGTCCGTGTTCACGGCGCCTTTGTGTCGGATGACGAGGTGCACCGGGTGGTTGCGGACTGGAAACGTCGGGGCGAGCCTCGCTACATCGATGGCCTGCTAGAAGAAGGCAGCACCAGTGACGCCATGCCGGGCATGTCGCCCGATGGTGACGGCGGTGATGGTGAGGGGGATGCCCTCTATGATGAAGCCGTTTATTTTGTCTGCCAATCTCGGCGGGCATCAATTTCAGCAGTGCAACGCAAGCTGCGTATCGGTTACAACCGGGCCGCCAGATTGATCGAGACCATGGAAGCTGCGGGTGTGGTGTCGGAAATGGCCAGTAATGGAAGCAGGGAGGTTCTGGCGCCTCCTCCTGCGGAGTGA